From one Thermomicrobiales bacterium genomic stretch:
- a CDS encoding hemolysin family protein: MSSIWLEILLVLVLVLINGVLAMSELAVVSARPFRLRQRADAGSAGAEAAIELAQHPNRFLSTVQIGITLVGILAGAFGGARIARALIPGLSELPLVGGHSEAVALTLVVSAITYLSLVVGELVPKRLALRHPEGIAAAVARPMHVLSMVARPIVWLLSVSTEALLRLLRVPSASEADVTEEEVEHLIDRATQAGVLDVAEQALLSRVLDLGDLIAGQVMTPRHEVVGVDLSASEAENRARIASARYDTYPVYDGDLDRLSGIVTVHSLAGKLVVDRPLDVSASLEPPRYVPETASLLGVLKQMTVTGAHRLFVVDEFGSIQGLITLTDVFEAIIGDLDVLAGLTAPEVVVRDDGSWLVDGQLDTIELRDLLRVGSLPGAGEGRFHTVGGLMMAQLGRVPAEGDSWQWGAYRFEVVDMDGLRVDKVLITIDDASN; encoded by the coding sequence ATGAGCTCGATCTGGCTAGAGATTCTGCTGGTGCTGGTGCTGGTGCTGATCAACGGAGTGCTAGCGATGTCGGAGTTGGCGGTCGTCTCGGCGCGCCCGTTCCGGTTGCGCCAGCGCGCCGATGCCGGGAGCGCCGGCGCGGAGGCCGCCATCGAGCTTGCCCAGCACCCGAATCGATTCCTGTCGACAGTTCAGATCGGCATTACGCTGGTCGGGATTCTGGCCGGCGCCTTCGGTGGCGCTCGGATCGCTCGCGCACTCATCCCGGGGTTGTCCGAGCTGCCGCTGGTCGGCGGACACAGCGAGGCGGTTGCCTTGACGCTCGTCGTGTCGGCAATCACCTATCTCTCGCTGGTTGTCGGCGAGCTGGTGCCGAAGCGCCTGGCGTTGCGCCACCCGGAGGGGATCGCCGCGGCGGTCGCAAGGCCAATGCACGTCCTGTCGATGGTTGCCCGCCCGATCGTCTGGTTGCTAAGTGTCTCGACCGAGGCTCTGTTGCGGTTGCTGCGGGTTCCATCCGCGAGCGAGGCAGATGTTACTGAGGAAGAGGTCGAGCATCTGATCGATCGCGCCACCCAGGCTGGCGTGCTCGACGTTGCCGAACAGGCGCTCCTCAGTCGGGTGCTGGATCTCGGCGACCTGATTGCAGGGCAGGTGATGACACCTCGCCACGAGGTCGTCGGCGTCGACCTCTCCGCCAGCGAAGCAGAGAATCGCGCGCGGATTGCGTCTGCGCGATACGACACTTACCCGGTCTACGATGGAGATCTGGATCGACTCAGCGGAATCGTGACTGTGCACTCGTTGGCCGGCAAGCTCGTGGTGGACAGGCCGCTCGACGTCAGCGCGAGCCTCGAACCGCCGCGCTACGTCCCGGAAACGGCCTCGTTGCTCGGCGTGCTCAAGCAGATGACAGTGACAGGCGCTCACCGGCTATTCGTTGTGGACGAGTTTGGGTCGATCCAGGGGCTCATCACGCTCACCGACGTGTTTGAGGCGATCATCGGTGATCTCGACGTGTTGGCCGGCCTCACTGCGCCGGAGGTCGTTGTGCGCGACGATGGTTCCTGGCTCGTCGATGGTCAGCTCGACACCATCGAGTTGCGCGATCTGCTGAGGGTTGGCAGCCTGCCCGGCGCTGGCGAGGGTCGATTCCACACGGTCGGCGGATTGATGATGGCTCAGTTGGGGCGCGTGCCGGCGGAAGGTGATTCCTGGCAATGGGGGGCCTACCGCTTCGAGGTCGTCGATATGGACGGGCTGCGGGTCGATAAAGTGCTGATTACGATCGATGATGCGTCGAATTAG
- a CDS encoding J domain-containing protein translates to MPAARPRYDPTVNYYLVLDVAYGASREDISRSYRALMRLTHPDRVRDPLQRAKAEERAKLINAAYAVLSRPELRREYDEQIRATVLSDTLMQQYTSMRPGQTGLAHATPKPPTLHVVREQRRAYYLAVGQILGATAAFALIVLVIVLIVFVLPTMLSGLVG, encoded by the coding sequence GTGCCTGCGGCGCGACCGCGATATGACCCGACCGTCAATTACTACCTGGTGCTGGACGTAGCCTACGGCGCTTCGCGGGAGGACATCAGTCGCTCCTACCGGGCGTTGATGCGACTCACGCACCCGGATCGCGTGCGAGATCCCCTCCAGCGCGCGAAGGCCGAGGAGCGCGCCAAGCTGATCAACGCTGCCTACGCGGTGCTGTCGCGACCGGAGTTGCGGCGTGAGTACGACGAGCAGATCCGCGCGACAGTGCTGTCGGATACCCTCATGCAGCAGTACACGTCGATGCGCCCCGGGCAGACCGGGCTGGCTCATGCGACTCCGAAGCCGCCGACTCTGCACGTCGTCCGCGAGCAACGTCGCGCCTACTATCTGGCGGTGGGTCAGATACTGGGCGCGACTGCTGCGTTTGCGCTGATCGTGCTGGTCATTGTGCTGATTGTATTTGTGCTGCCGACGATGCTGAGTGGCCTCGTCGGCTGA
- a CDS encoding S8 family serine peptidase — protein sequence MVRRHASGILPRLQLALVAILVTGGFFSFASPPTALAADQMFPSSGLVVQLREPGARSAVQHARAVRSLDPAGTVILATFDSPRKAAEAQRSLLGDPRVAGVAPNVQRFLAWEPNDPDLGKQRGWLDQINATQGWDITTGDIGDPNRAHSVVVAVVDSGVSPTHPDLIERLTPGYNAIDGTDNTADIGGHGTHVAGIIAAQGNNGIGTAGVAMDVRIMPIRVVSNGGEIDVANEIAGIYWAVDHGADVINLSLGSDEYVQAERDAMRYARDRGVVVVAAGGNSVSAISYPANYDEVIAVGAVNAAGNPASFTSRVSRIDLAAPGVSIYSPGWDALYGNYWADVFYSNNTPVSGTSFSAAIVSGAVALIKAVDPGAGAEDIRTILTTTAADSGAPGRQAGTGAGILDVGAALRAAVHGQIQATWTRSDSAVASGLSSRTWLWGERARTWEIEPYSDSQHGSRLVYYFDKSRMEITDPLGDRSNPWYVTNGLLVKELITGQMQIGDAAFETHSPAQVNVAGDPDDDRGPTYASFEGLLAGPAVAQGDLIVTTIARDGTTSADAAYGAYGVVGSELVTATGHRVASVFWDYLNSSGVIVTPDGPQTGRLFDPWFYATGYPITEAYWTQVKLKDIYSDVLIQCFERRCLTYTPSNDPGWRVEMGNVGQHYYQWRYGVPLVASADAARRTAALSGQSIDTATVRRLLRIFN from the coding sequence ATGGTGCGACGCCACGCGTCGGGCATTCTCCCGCGATTGCAGCTCGCGCTGGTGGCCATCCTCGTCACTGGCGGCTTCTTCTCCTTTGCCAGCCCGCCTACGGCGCTCGCGGCCGACCAGATGTTTCCATCGTCCGGCCTCGTTGTTCAGCTTCGGGAACCCGGCGCGAGATCCGCCGTGCAACATGCCCGCGCTGTTCGGTCCCTCGATCCGGCCGGAACGGTCATCCTGGCCACGTTCGATAGCCCCCGCAAGGCCGCGGAAGCCCAGCGCTCGTTGCTCGGCGACCCGCGCGTGGCCGGGGTCGCGCCAAATGTGCAGCGTTTCCTCGCCTGGGAGCCCAATGATCCGGACCTTGGCAAGCAGAGGGGCTGGCTCGACCAGATCAATGCGACCCAGGGATGGGATATCACGACCGGCGACATCGGCGATCCGAACCGGGCTCATTCGGTGGTCGTGGCAGTTGTCGATAGTGGCGTTAGCCCGACCCACCCCGATCTGATCGAGCGACTGACACCTGGCTACAACGCGATTGACGGGACGGATAACACCGCGGATATCGGCGGGCACGGCACCCACGTTGCCGGGATCATCGCGGCGCAAGGGAACAACGGCATTGGCACGGCCGGCGTCGCGATGGATGTCCGAATCATGCCGATCCGCGTGGTCAGCAACGGTGGCGAGATCGATGTCGCCAACGAGATCGCCGGCATCTACTGGGCGGTCGATCACGGGGCAGATGTCATCAATCTCAGCCTTGGGTCGGACGAGTACGTTCAGGCCGAGCGTGACGCGATGCGATATGCGCGTGACCGCGGCGTGGTCGTTGTCGCGGCTGGCGGCAACAGCGTCAGCGCGATCAGCTACCCCGCGAATTACGACGAGGTGATCGCGGTTGGCGCGGTGAATGCAGCCGGCAACCCGGCCTCGTTCACCTCGCGAGTGTCGCGGATCGATCTGGCTGCGCCGGGTGTCTCGATCTACTCTCCCGGTTGGGACGCGCTCTACGGCAACTACTGGGCCGATGTTTTCTATTCGAACAACACTCCTGTGTCGGGCACATCGTTCTCGGCTGCGATCGTCTCCGGAGCCGTCGCCTTGATCAAAGCGGTCGATCCTGGCGCGGGGGCGGAGGATATCCGGACGATTCTGACCACGACCGCCGCCGATAGTGGCGCCCCTGGCCGGCAGGCCGGCACCGGCGCGGGAATCCTCGACGTCGGGGCTGCGCTGCGGGCGGCAGTTCACGGGCAGATTCAGGCGACCTGGACCCGCAGCGACAGCGCGGTGGCGAGCGGGCTGTCGTCGCGCACCTGGCTCTGGGGCGAGCGCGCCAGAACCTGGGAGATCGAGCCATACAGCGATTCCCAGCACGGCAGCCGACTGGTCTACTACTTCGACAAGAGCAGGATGGAGATCACCGACCCGCTCGGTGACCGATCCAACCCGTGGTACGTCACGAACGGTCTGCTCGTCAAGGAGTTGATCACCGGTCAGATGCAGATCGGCGATGCCGCCTTCGAGACGCATTCTCCGGCCCAGGTCAACGTTGCTGGCGACCCGGACGACGACCGAGGCCCGACGTATGCGTCGTTCGAGGGTCTCCTTGCCGGGCCGGCCGTCGCCCAGGGTGATCTGATCGTGACGACCATCGCGCGAGATGGCACGACCAGCGCCGATGCTGCCTACGGCGCGTACGGCGTCGTTGGAAGTGAGTTGGTTACCGCGACCGGTCACCGTGTCGCCAGTGTATTCTGGGACTATCTCAACAGCAGCGGCGTGATCGTCACGCCGGATGGGCCCCAGACAGGCCGGCTGTTCGATCCGTGGTTCTACGCCACGGGGTATCCGATTACCGAGGCGTACTGGACGCAGGTGAAGCTCAAGGATATCTACTCCGACGTTCTGATCCAGTGCTTCGAGCGGCGTTGCCTGACCTATACCCCCTCAAATGACCCCGGCTGGCGGGTCGAGATGGGCAACGTCGGGCAGCACTACTACCAGTGGCGCTACGGCGTGCCGCTGGTCGCGTCGGCTGATGCGGCGCGACGCACCGCGGCGCTATCGGGCCAGTCGATCGACACGGCCACTGTGCGCCGGCTGCTGCGCATCTTCAACTAG
- a CDS encoding TIGR00730 family Rossman fold protein has translation MDDGEQRQPQGTDAPPAWAPTSRMRANPSLNQSTRQGRATEDELFLKRATHTPEANAFVHSDPWRVLRIMGEFVHGFDTLAEIGKAVTIFGSARVSEDDPMYQEARRLAALLAEKGFAIITGGGPGIMEAANRGAVEAGGQSIGCNIELPFEQGLNEYVEIAINFRYFFVRKTMFVKYAEAFVIFPGGFGTMDELFESLTLIQTGKIHNFPVVMFGSSYWGGLLEWIRDTMLAEGKIATADLRRLIVTDSADEACAVITSCYDEQCWGHEDKSAARHLGIADGGRG, from the coding sequence ATGGACGATGGCGAACAGCGGCAACCGCAGGGCACGGATGCTCCACCGGCGTGGGCGCCAACCTCGCGAATGCGAGCCAACCCTTCGCTCAATCAATCAACCCGGCAGGGCAGGGCGACCGAGGACGAGCTGTTCCTCAAGCGTGCGACGCATACGCCTGAGGCAAACGCATTCGTTCATTCCGATCCCTGGCGGGTGCTGAGGATCATGGGTGAGTTTGTCCACGGATTCGACACGCTCGCCGAGATCGGCAAGGCGGTGACGATCTTCGGGTCCGCCCGCGTGAGCGAGGACGACCCGATGTACCAGGAGGCGCGGCGGTTGGCAGCGCTGCTGGCCGAGAAGGGGTTTGCGATTATCACCGGCGGCGGGCCGGGCATTATGGAGGCGGCCAATCGCGGCGCCGTCGAGGCAGGTGGTCAGTCGATCGGCTGCAATATCGAGCTGCCGTTCGAACAGGGGTTGAACGAGTATGTCGAGATCGCGATCAACTTCCGCTACTTCTTCGTCCGCAAGACGATGTTCGTCAAATACGCTGAGGCGTTCGTCATCTTCCCCGGTGGGTTCGGCACGATGGATGAGCTGTTCGAGTCGCTGACGCTGATCCAGACAGGGAAGATCCACAACTTCCCGGTCGTCATGTTCGGGTCGTCCTACTGGGGCGGTCTCCTGGAGTGGATCCGCGACACGATGCTGGCGGAGGGCAAGATCGCGACGGCAGACTTGCGACGACTGATCGTAACCGACTCTGCGGACGAGGCTTGTGCTGTCATCACGAGCTGCTACGACGAGCAGTGCTGGGGCCACGAGGACAAGTCGGCTGCGCGCCATCTCGGCATCGCCGACGGCGGGCGCGGCTAG